The following proteins are co-located in the Deltaproteobacteria bacterium genome:
- a CDS encoding electron transfer flavoprotein subunit beta/FixA family protein, with protein MNIVACVKQVPDTETLIKVKPDGSGIDEAGIKWVMNPYDEFGVEEALKLKEKFGGDVTIVSLGPARALETIRTALAMGADKGIHISDPAFDGADAYTVANALATAIKSIPHDIIFCGQRAIDDDSGQVGAIVAEFLNIPQITLVTKVDIEGASIKVIRPIEGAQLLIESSLPCLVTAQKGLNEPRYASLPGIMKAKKKPVDVKDAAALSIAIDVKAKIAKTLPPPARPPGKIICGEDPAEKARELARLLREEAKVI; from the coding sequence GTGAATATTGTTGCATGTGTAAAGCAGGTTCCGGACACGGAAACCCTGATCAAAGTAAAACCTGACGGATCAGGAATCGATGAGGCCGGTATTAAATGGGTCATGAATCCCTATGACGAGTTTGGCGTTGAAGAGGCCCTGAAACTGAAGGAAAAGTTTGGTGGAGATGTCACCATCGTTTCTCTCGGACCGGCAAGGGCGCTGGAGACCATCAGAACAGCCCTGGCCATGGGAGCCGATAAGGGAATACATATCAGCGACCCTGCCTTTGACGGCGCTGATGCCTATACCGTAGCAAATGCCCTGGCAACAGCCATTAAAAGTATTCCCCATGACATCATCTTTTGCGGACAGCGGGCTATTGACGATGACTCGGGTCAGGTGGGCGCAATTGTCGCCGAATTCTTAAATATCCCTCAGATAACACTTGTTACAAAGGTTGACATAGAGGGCGCCTCCATAAAGGTGATACGACCGATTGAAGGGGCCCAGCTTTTGATTGAAAGTTCATTGCCGTGCCTGGTTACCGCACAGAAGGGGCTGAATGAGCCGCGCTATGCATCGCTTCCGGGAATCATGAAGGCAAAGAAAAAGCCCGTAGACGTTAAGGATGCCGCAGCCTTAAGTATTGCCATCGACGTGAAAGCAAAGATCGCCAAGACCTTGCCGCCGCCAGCCAGGCCTCCAGGAAAGATTATCTGCGGTGAGGACCCGGCAGAAAAGGCCAGAGAGTTGGCCAGACTGCTCAGGGAAGAGGCAAAGGTTATTTAA
- a CDS encoding electron transfer flavoprotein subunit alpha/FixB family protein, whose product MAKGVWIVAEQRYGAYRKISFELASTARKLADQLGEEVGAVLLGSGIEGIAGELGKYGVDKVYIADNALLEPYTTDAHAAAVARLVKEKDPSILLLGASVQGKDLSARLVGKLATGMATDCVDVKIVDGKLLALRPMYAGKCYGEVVTSSFPQMASLRPNVFPAVENPKTPEVIKFDPGLDPGQLKTKVLEVQKDTAGKVDLTEATIIVSGGRGMKGPENYVIIEELADVLGATVGASRAAVDAGWRPQKDQVGQTGKVVSPNLYIACGISGAIQHLAGMGTSKYIAAINKDPDAPIFARADYGIVDDLFKIVPELTKEIKKLLA is encoded by the coding sequence ATGGCAAAAGGTGTATGGATCGTTGCAGAACAGAGATATGGAGCCTACCGCAAGATAAGTTTTGAACTTGCCAGTACAGCCAGGAAACTTGCCGACCAGCTTGGAGAAGAGGTCGGCGCCGTCCTGCTTGGTTCCGGAATTGAAGGAATTGCTGGTGAGTTAGGAAAATATGGAGTTGATAAAGTCTACATAGCCGACAACGCCCTTTTAGAACCCTATACCACAGACGCCCATGCTGCAGCAGTCGCCCGGCTGGTGAAGGAAAAAGATCCTTCTATACTGCTCCTTGGCGCTTCCGTTCAGGGTAAGGATCTTTCTGCCCGCCTTGTGGGTAAGCTGGCAACGGGAATGGCAACCGACTGTGTCGATGTAAAAATAGTCGATGGTAAATTGCTTGCTTTAAGACCCATGTATGCGGGTAAATGTTATGGTGAAGTCGTAACATCGTCTTTTCCCCAGATGGCATCGCTGCGACCCAATGTATTTCCCGCAGTCGAAAATCCTAAGACGCCGGAAGTAATTAAATTCGACCCCGGTCTGGATCCGGGTCAGTTGAAAACCAAGGTCCTTGAAGTGCAGAAGGATACAGCGGGGAAGGTTGACCTGACGGAAGCAACCATAATCGTATCCGGCGGGCGCGGAATGAAGGGACCGGAAAATTATGTAATCATTGAGGAGCTGGCAGATGTCCTCGGAGCTACGGTAGGAGCATCAAGAGCAGCAGTAGATGCCGGTTGGAGACCCCAGAAAGATCAGGTAGGACAGACCGGGAAGGTTGTTTCCCCTAACCTCTACATAGCCTGCGGTATATCCGGCGCAATTCAGCATCTGGCCGGTATGGGCACTTCCAAATACATCGCGGCAATTAATAAGGACCCGGACGCCCCCATTTTCGCGAGGGCCGATTACGGAATTGTGGATGATCTCTTCAAGATTGTTCCGGAACTTACTAAAGAGATCAAAAAATTGCTTGCATAA